The Mesorhizobium sp. B2-8-5 genome segment TCCGCCAGGCCATCGATGAGCAAGGTCGGCGTCAGGATGGCGAAGCCCATGCCAGCGGCCACAGGCGCCATCACCACGCTGGAACGATCGCCTTCCATGGCGCGCGCAATCTCGATGCGCAGCCGGCTGAGATGCTGATCGACGCGCAGGCCGACAGGCGTCTCGCGCGAGAAGCGCACGAAGGCGAGCTTCTTGGACAGCTTGACGATGTCGCCGACATCGCCGGCAAAACCTTTCGGCGTCACCAGCAGGAATTTCTCGGTCATCACCGGATAACGCGTCAGCCCCTCGATCTCGAACAACTCTCCCGACGTAACCGCAAGGTCGGCGCGGCGAGCGCGTAGCAAGGCGACGTGGTCGGTAGCGAGCCCCGCGAACAGGCTGAGCTCGGGAATGCCGAAGTTCTTGCGGGCCAGCACCGAAAGCGCCGGCGCCAGGGTGGTCGCGATCGACGCCAGAAGCGCGATGCGCAAAAGCGGCAGCGGCGCCGCGTTGACGCGCCGCGCATCCGTGCGCAAGCCCTCGACCTCGCTCAGTATGGCGACCGCGCGGCGATGCAAGGCGATGCCGGCCTTGGTGAGCTCGATCGGTCGCAGATTGCGGTCGATCAGACTGACGCCGAGCGCGCTTTCCAGATTCTTCAGATGCTGGGAAGCGGCTGATTGCGTCATGCCCAGCATCTGCGCCGCCTGCGTTACATGCCTGGTCTCTACGATGGCGACGAACACCTCGATCGACCGGAACAGATTGAAATCGAAACTGCCGCTCTTCACCCGCAACTCCGCCCTCAAGGCTCCATAAGTTTTCCTAATGTTGCGAAATTTAGGTTGAGCGCAAGAGGCTTGGCGGAAAAGATCGCCCGGTTCGATCCAGCAAAGGTAGCTTACAAGGTGAATGACAGCGCACGCATCGTGATCATTGGCGGCGGAGTCATTGGCCTCGGCATAGCCTATCACCTGGCTGAATTGGGTGTGAGCGATGTCGTCCTCCTGGAACGCCACCAGCTGACCAGCGGCACTTCCTGGCATGCAGCCGGAATCGTCGGTCCGTTGCGCGCCAGCCTCAACCTGACAAGGCTGGCGCAATATGCGACCGAGCTGTTTCCACGCCTCGAGGAGCTGACCGGCCAGGCGTCCGGCTACAGGCGCACCGGCGGCCTCTGGCTGGCGCGGCGTCCGGAGCGCATGAACGAGTTGAAGCGCATCGCGCATATGGGCGATGTCTGCGGCCTGACGGTGGGGATCGTCGATCAGGCCGGCGTGGCGGAACGCGTGCGCGGCATCGTCGCCGACGGGGTTGAAGGCGCGCTCTGGGTCGAGGAAGACGGCCAGGCCAATCCGGTCGACATCTGTGCCGCCTACGCTAAACGTGCGCGCGCCGCCGGGATTCGCATCCTGGAAGGGGTTTCTTGTTCAGGCATAGTGACCCGCAATGGACGGGTCGCGGGTGTGAGGCTCGCCTCGGGCGTCAACATCGATTGCGAGATCGTCGTCAACTGCGCCGGCGCCTGGGCGCGCGATGTTGGTGCTCTGGCCGACGTTCCGGTGCCGCTGCAGGCGGTCGAGCACATGTATGTGGTGACCGAGCCGATCACCGGCCTGCAGGATCCGTTCCCGATCCTGCGCGACCTCGACGAAGGCATCTACATCAAGGGCGATTCCGGCAAGCTGGTGCTGGGCGGGTTCGAGCCGAATGCCAAGATCTTCGACGTCCGCGGACCGGCGGGTGACAGGCCTTTCCTCGAACTGCCGGAGGATTGGGAGCAGTTCGAACCGTTCATGTCTGCCGGGCTGAAGCTTCTGCCGGCGCTGTCCGATACCGGCATACGGCATTTCATGAATGGGCCGGAGAGTTTTACGCCGGATACACGTCCGCTGATGGGCGAGTCGCCCTATCTGCGCGGCTTCTATGTCGCCGCCGGCTTCAACTCGACCGGCATGATGTCGTCGGCCGGTGCCGGCAAGGCGATGGCCGAGTGGATCGTCGACGGCGAGCCCGGGCTTGATCTCTGGGCGCTCGATATCGCCCGTTTCGACCGCTCGGCTGCGGCGCGTTCCTTTGTCGGCGCCAGGATGGAAGAATCAGTTGCCGATCTCTTCCGCATGCACTGGCCCTACAAGCAGGCAACCGCCGGTCGCGATGTGAGGCGTTCCGCCTTTCATAGGACCTTCGCAGAAGCCGGCGCCGTGTTCGGCGCACCGACCGGCTGGGAGCGGCCGCTGTGGTTCGGCGGAGAGGAGACGCGCGGCTACTCCGTGGGTACCCAGAAATGGTGGGGCGCGGCCAAGGCCGAAGCCGAGCGGATGGCGCAAGGCGTCGGACTGTTCGAGCTTTCGCCCTTCACCAAGATCGACGTGGGCGGACGCGACGCGGCCAAACTGATGCAGAGGCTGTGCACGGCCGATGTCGACCGGTCCGAAGGCCGCGCCGTGTATACACAGATGCTCAATGCGCGCGGCGGCATCGAGGCCGACGTGACGGTCGCGCGGGTCGGAGCGGATGCTTTCCGTGTGATCTCGGGTGCAGCGACAAGGCAGAAAGACCTCGCTTGGATTAGCCGCCATGCCGAAGATCTTGGCCTCAATGTTTCGGTCTTCGACGCCACATCCGCTGAGGCCGTTCTCGGCATCATGGGGCCGCGCTCGCGCGACCTGCTGCAAGGCCTGACCGACGCCGATCTTTCCGACGCGGCATTTCCATTTTCCACCTCACAACGCATAGATATCGGCACCGCCAACGTCCGCGCCATCCGAGTCAGTTTTGTCGGCGAGCTCGGCTTCGAACTTTACGTGCCGGTAGAGCATGCCGAAAGCGTGTTTGCCACCATCATCTCGGCTGGCAGCGGCTATGGCTTGGCGCTTTGCGGGCACTACGCACTCGATGGCTGCCGCTTGGAAAAGGGCTACCGCCATTGGGGACACGATATCGGTCCGAAGGACACGCCATTGGAGGCGGGCCTCTCTTTTGCGGTATCCTGGAAGAAGAGCGATTTCATCGGCCGCGAGGCGCTGCTTAGGCAGAAGGCCGAGGGCGTACAGCGCCGGCTGATGCATTTCGCCGTTGAAGGAGCTAACCCCCTTCTGCTGCATGACGAGCCGATCTATCGAAACGGCAAGCTGGCCGGATTGACGACCTCGGGCGGGCTCGGCGCGCGCACGGGCCTCAGCCTTTGCCTTGGCTACGTCGCCAGCGATCCGGGCGAGCCGAAAACGCAGCTCTTTCAGTCTGACTACGAAATCGCGGTCGCCGGCACACGCTACAAAATGCGTACGCTCGACAAACCGCCTTACGACCCAACCGGAATGCGCATGCGCGGACATGCGGAGGAGACGCTATGAGACAACATGCCCGCGTGGTCATTATCGGCGGTGGCGCCATGGGCGTGTCGCTGCTCTATCACCTCGCCAAGCGAGGCTGGAGCGATGTCATGCTCGTCGAGAGACAGGAGCTGACGGCAGGCTCAACCTGGCATGCGGCGGGGCTCTGCACGCATTTCGCCCACAATGCAACGATCATGGAGATGCGCGCCCATTCGGTGCGGCTCTATCGCGAGATACTGACCGCCGAGACCGGACTGCCAACCGGCTTCCATGCCAGCGGCGCGCTGCGCATCACCCGCTCGAAAGCGCGCATGGATGAGTTCCGCCATGTGCAAGGGCTCGGCCGGTTCGTCGGTCATGACTTCCACATCCTCAGTCCAGCCGAGCTCAAGGATATCTATCCGCTCTGCCACACGGACGAGGTCATCGGCGCAATCTACGAGCCTAATGACGGCCATGTCGATCCGACACTGGCCACCAATGCCATGGCCGCTGGCGCGCGCTCGCGTGGCGCCGAGATCGTGCGGCACAATCCGGTACTGGGGATCGAGCGCAAGCCGTCCGGCGAATGGCTGGTGCGCACGGAGCAGGGCGACATCGTTGCCGAGCATATCGTCAACGCCGCCGGCACATGGTGCCGAGAGATCGGCGCAATGATGGGCATCGACTTGCCTGTCGTGCCGATGCTGCACCAATATGTCGTGACCGACACCGTTCCGGAAATCGCCGAGCGCATCGCCGCCGGCGCCAAGGAACTGCCAATCATCCGCGATCCGGAAGAAAGCTGGTACCTGCGCCAGGAGCGCGACGGCTACATCGTCGGCCCTTATGAGAAGTCGGCCCATCCGTGGGCGATCGACGGGGTGCCGCCGGAGTTCGGCATGGAATTGCTGCCGCCCGATCTCGACCGCGTCGAGCACATCATCGCGCTGGCCATGGACCGGGTGCCAGCGCTCGCCAATGCCGGCATCAAGACAGTGGTCAACGGCCCGATCACTTTCACGCCCGACGCCAACCCGCTGATCGGCCCTGCCTTTGGCCTCGGCAATGCATGGCTGCTCACCGGCTCCAGCATGGGCGTGATGGAAGGCGGCGGCGCCGGCCGTTTCCTTGCCGACTGGATCACCGACGGGGCGCCGCGCAGCGATGCGCTCGCCATCGATCCGCGCCGCTTCGGCAACTATGCCGACCGCGACTATCGCATCGACAAGGCGGTCGAAGGGTTCGGCCTGCAATTCGGGATCCACTATCCCAACGAAGAACGCGACGCCGGCCGGCCGCGTCGCACGACGCCGGCGCTGGACCTTCAAAAAAGCCAGGGCGCCGTGCTGGGCGTCGCCTATGGCTGGGAGCGGCCAAACTGGTTCGCCGTCAAAGGCGCCGACCGCGATCCGCCGCTGACCTTCCGCAAGCCCGGCTGGTTCGACGCCGTGCGTGGCGAGTGCCTTGCCGTGCAGGACAGCGTCGGCGCCATCGACCTCTCCGCCTTTTCCAAATTCGAGATCGGCGGGCCCGGCGCCAGCGCGTTCATGGCGTCGCTCGGCGCCAACCGGCCACCCGAACGCCTCGGCCGCATCGGCCTCATTCACGTGCTGACGGCGAATGGCGGCGTGGCGTCGGAATTTACCGTGACGCGCTTCGGCGATGACGGGTTCTATCTCACCAGCGCCGCCCTCGCGGAAAGGCATGACGAGGATCTGCTGCGCTCGCGCGCCGCAGAATTTCCTGGCGTGACGATCGACAACGTCACGGAAAGACGGGGGGTGCTGGGGGTGATGGGGCCGCGCGCCCGCGACCTGCTGGCAAAGATCTGCGAAGCGGATCTGTCGAATACGGCATTTCCCTGGCTTTCCGCGCAGATCATCCGGGTGGCGGGCATCAAGGCGGCTGCACTTCGGGTCTCCTATGCAGGTGAGCTCGGGTGGGAATTGCATGTGCAACTCGCGCAATTCGGTAAGCTTTACGAAGCGGTCGCCAAGGCCGGCGCGCAGTTCGACCTACGTCCGTTTGGCATCTATGCGCTGAACGCGATGCGGCTGGAAAAAAGCTATCGCGGCTGGGGCGCGGACCTGACCACCGAGCGGACGCCGCTGGAGGCTGGATTGAGCGCTTTGGTCAAAACCGAGGGGCGGACATTCGTCGGCCGCGAGGCGATGCTGGCACGCGTCGGCGACAACTCCTGGACAATGGCGTTGCTCGAGATCGACGATGACGGTGAACGTCTGCCTTTCTACGCCCACGCGGTGATGCAGGCAGGCCGCCCCGTCGGGATCGTCACCTCCGGCGCGCGTGGTTTCCGGACCGGCAAGACGCTTGCCCTCGCCTATCTGCGGCCCGGTATCTCGCCGCAGCAATTGACGGTTTCCATCCTCGGCCGGAAGTTCTCCGCGCGTGAGCTTCGCGAGGCGCCTTACGACCCAGCCAATATGCGGCTTCGCGGACTTCAGCCCGCCGAGCAGTCTGCCTTAACGCCCGCTTGATATCGGAGCAGACCATGGACAAGGAAGCGACGATCACCACCGAAACGCATGCTCCGAGAACCGGCGGCCGCGCAGGAAGGCTCGGCCAGCGCAGCGCGCGGCAGGCGCCGCGGCGCCCCTATATCCGCCGCATGATCGGCACCTTCAACATCCTCGATGAGGAGGGGCTGAGCCTGATCGAAGCCAATGCCGACCAGTTGCTCAAGGAAGTCGGCATGGAATTCCATGACGATCCCGAGATCCTCGATATCTTCCGCAACGCCGGCGCCGACGTGCAGGGGACGAGGGTACGCTTCGAGCCCGGCATGTGCCGCAAGATCATCCGCGCCACCGCGCCTTCGCAATTCAAGCAGCATGCGCGAAATCCCGAGAACACGGTGATGATCGGCGGCGACAATACGGTGCTCTGCCCATCCTGGGGACCGCCCTTCGTGCATGACCTCGATCGCGGCCGCCGCTATGCGACGATCGCGGATTTTCGCGATCTGGTGAAGATGCACCAGATGATCCCGCATCTGCATCATTCGGGCGGCGTCGTCTGCGAGCCGGTCGACCTGCCGGCCAACAAGCGCCATCTCGACATGCTCTATACCCACATCCGTCATTCGGACCGCGCCTTCATGGGCGCGTTCATCGGCTCGAAGCGGGCGCAGGACGCGGTCGACATGGCCAAGATCGTCTTCGGCGAAGAATTCGTCGCCAACAACGCCGTGCTTTATAACGTCTCCAACACCAATGCGCCGCTGGTGCTCGACGCCAACATGTCCGGCTCGCTGAAGGTCTATGCGCGCAACAACCAGCCGGTCGCCTGCACGCCCTGGACACTGGCTGGCGCGATGAGTCCTTGCACCGTCGCCGGCACGCTGGCGCAAGTGCTGGCCGAAGCGCTTGCCTGCCTCAGCCTCGTGCAGTTGATCAATCCCGGCGCGCCCTGCCTGATGGGGAGCTTCGCCAGCACCATCTCGATGCAGAGCGGCGCGCCGACCTTCGGCACGCCGGAGGCCGGCAAGATGGTGCTTGCCTGTGGGCAATTGGCGCGGCGCGTCGGCGTGCCGTTCCACACCGTCGGTTCGCTGTCGGCTTCCAAGCTTCCCGATGCCCAGGCCGAGCAGGAGGCGACCTGGGGTATATTGATGTCGATGTTTGCCGGCGCCAATGTCATCAACCACGCCACCGGCTGGCTCGAGGGTGGGCTAGTGACCGGCTTCGAGAAGACGGTCATCGACGCCGACCTCTGCGGCAAGCTCGCCAGCCTGTTCGAGGGCATCGATCTATCGGTCAACGCGCAGGCGATGGAGGCCATCGAGGCGGTCGGGCCGGGTTCGCATTTCCTCGGCAGCGAGCATACGCAAGCCAACTTCCTTTCCGCCTTCTACCGATCCTCCATCAGCGACAACAATTCCTTCGAGCAGTGGAACGAGGAAGGACGGCTGGATGCCGCGCAGCGCGCCAACCGGCAATGGAAGCGGCTGCTCGAGGACTACCACGACCCCGGCCTCGATCCGGCGATCGACGAGGCGCTGCAGGCCTTCATTGCCAACCGGAAGGCCAGTGAGCCCGATCAAGCCTATTTCTAGAGCGACCTGGCTCAGAGCATGTTGCGGAACGCCAGCGATCTTATGCACTCCATCGATTTTCCTTATGTGGTGAAATTTGGGATGGATTGCCTGCATGTTCCGCTAACCTGATGGGTAGACTGAATGAAATCAGCGCAACCAAGTTGGGGAACACCATGAAAGGCTACCTGCTCAAGACCGCACTCGGCGTCCTTCTGCTGACGCCCGCGGCTTCTTCTTATGCTGCCGACGTGACGATGCCAGACCCGAATTACGCCACCGCGACGGCGGTCATGAACGTCATCAAGAACGCGACCGAGCAGGAACTGGGGCTGGATGTTTCGACGGTGACGACCACCGCCGTTCCGGTGATCTGGGAAGCGATGAGTCGCGGCAAGGGCGAGGTCGATATCTGGCCGGACGTCTGGTTGCCCAACCAGCAAGGTCTTGTCGACAAGTACGTCAAGGGCGCTGGCACCGTGAAGCTCGCCCAAAACGGCTACGAAGCCAAGCAGGGCTATTGCGTCACCCAGGTCACGGTCGACAAATATCACATCAAGGATGTCTCCGATCTCGCCAACCCGGACAACGCCAAGCTGTTCGACACCAATGGCGACGGCAAAGGCGAGATGTGGATCGGCGCGTCTGGCTGGCAGTCGACCAACATCGAGAAGGTCAGGGCGCGTGACTACGGTTTTGCCGATTTCTTCGACCTGCAGGTCACCGACGAAGCGGTGGCGGCGGCCTCGCTCGACCGCGCGGCGAAAGCCGACAAGCCATGGGTCGGCTATTGCTACAGCCCACACCAGAATTTCGCCCGCTACAAGCTCGCCTTCCTGACCGAGCCGAAGAACGACCCGGCGAAATTCGTCGTCGTGCAGCCCAACGACGATCCGCAATGGTTCGAAAAATCGAAGGTGTCGTCGGCCTATGCTGACACCACCGTGCATGTTGCCTATGCTGCCACGCTGGCGCAGCGCCAGCCGGACCTGACGGCGGCGCTGGAGCGTATGAGCTTCAACCCGGACGACATCTCGAAATGGGCATACGCTATCATCGTCGACAAGAAGCCGGCCAACGAGGTGGCCAAGGAGTGGATCAAGGCCCATCCGGACGACGTGGCAAAGTGGTTCGGCCACTGAGCGGAGTGGCGCACGGCGACCATGGCCGGAAAGCGTAGGCGTGGACGCCGTGTCGGCCAATGACTTGAACCCTAAGCGGAGCGGCTCGGCCGCTCCGCCCGCTATTGTCATGAACGGCGTTTGGAAGGTGTTCGGTCCGCGCGCGCCCGAGGCCATGGCATCCATCCTGCGCGACAGGCTGGACAAGGAGGACGTGGTCAAGCGGTTCGGCTGCGTCGTCGGCGTGGCCGATGTCAGTATCTCGGTCGCGCCCGGCGAAATCTTCTGCGTGATGGGTCTGTCGGGCAGCGGCAAATCGACCTTGATCCGCCATATCAACCGACTGCTCGAACCCTCCGCCGGCGAGATTTTCGTCGACGGCGAGAACATCATGACGAAGACGCCTGCCGAGTTGAGGACGATCAGGTCGCGCAAGGTCAGCATGGTGTTTCAGAGCTTCGGGCTGCTGCCGCACCGCACAGTGCGCGACAACGTCGCGCTGCCGCTGGAAATCCAGGCGGCGAGCAAGCAGCAACGCTTCGACGTCGCCGAGGCAGCGCTCGCCAAGGTCAATCTCTCGGGATGGGGCGACCGCTACTGCCACGAGCTTTCGGGCGGCATGCAGCAGCGCGTCGGCCTGGCCCGCGCGCTGGCGGCGGATTCGGCTATCCTTCTGATGGACGAGCCGTTCAGCGCACTCGACCCGCTGATCCGGCGTCAGCTTCAGGATGAATTCCTGGAACTCTCGCGGTCGATGGGCAAGACAGTGGTGTTCATCACCCACGACCTGGATGAAGCGATCCGTATCGGCGACCGCATCGCCATCATGAAGGACGGGATCATCATCCAGATCGACACGCCCGAAGACATCGTGACGGCTCCCAGGCACGACTACGTGGCTAAATTCGTCGCCGACATTTCGCGGCTGAAGGTGATCACCGCCGGTCGCATCATGGAGCCCGTCAGCGGTTTCAGCGCAAAGAACCCGCAGTCGGACGTGAGATCTTTGCGCCGGGTGGTCGCGCAGCAGCCGCTCGGGGAACTGGTGGAACTCGCGGCCCAGGATGAGGCGCCGCTGGCCGTGACGGACGCAGAGGGAACAATTGTCGGCGTCGTCGACAGGCAGATTCTCCTGGATGGATTGCGAAAGGGCGGACAATCGTGAACGCCCGTGATCCGCACGCCACTGGGCGGCTCGAACCGCCGACTGAAGGCCGCCTGGTCGAAGAGTTCGCCGTTCAGAACCCGCATTATTATGTCGACCGCTTTTCCCGCATCCGGCGGGCGCAAAATTCTGTCTGGCCCTTCAACGTCGCAGCCGCGGTGCTCGGTCCGGTCTGGGCGGCGGCGCGTGGCATCGCGGTGCTGTTCTGGATCGTCTTCTTTCTCGAAATGCTCGCGGTCGTTCAGGTCGGCATCGGCGCGGTCGGCAATCTCGGCGCGGCCGAGCAGGCGCGCGCCGAGCGGCTGACCAAGCAAGCTACGGCGCGGGCCGAACAGGCACAGGCGGCGCAAGCTTCAGGCGCGGACAATGCCGAGGGTTTGAAATCGTCGGCCGCGGCGTTGCAGAGAGCCGCGGACAAGGCAAGCGAACAAGCACAGGCGGCCGGGCAGAAAGCGCCTTTGCTGATCGGAACGGGCCTTTTGACGCTGCTTTTCGCGCGGATCATAAACGGGTTCCTTGCCAACCGGCTGCTCGAGCGCCGCTTCGCCCGCTGGCGATCGAACCAGGCTTTGGGGCATGGGCTCAACTATCCGCTTGCGCTGTGCGCGTTTATCTTCTGCATCTTGGCCTATGGCCTCTCAATTTACCGTTTCGCCTGGGCAAACCCGGCCGGCTGGATCATGGCGGCGCCTTCCAATCGCGATTGGCAGGTTGGCCTGTCGTCGGGGCTGGACGGGCTGATGGAAGGGATATCGCATGCGGGCGAAGGCTTCTTCGGCGCAGTCACCGGCGGCATATCGCTGGTACTCGACGGTCTGTCCTACGCGCTGACCGGCATGCCATGGCCGGTGACGATGGCGGTCATCCTGATCCTCGCCTGGCAGTTGGCCGGATCGCGGGTCACCATCTTCACCGCCGCTGCGCTCGCTTATCTCGCCCTGCTCGGCTTCTGGGAAAAAAGTCTCGAAACGGTGGCGCTGCTTGGAACCTCGGCGGTGCTTTGCCTGGTGATCGGAATCCCACTTGGCATCTGGTGTGGCCGCAGGCCGCGCGTCTACACCGCCTTGCGGCCGGTGCTGGACTTTATGCAGACCATGCCGGCCTTCGTCTATCTCATCCCGGTGATCGCGCTGTTCGGCATCGGCAAGCCGCCTGGTGTGATCGCCACGCTGATCTTCGGCACGCCGCCCGTCGTGCGGTTGACGGCGCTTGGCCTGCAAGGCGTTCCGCCGGCAATCCGCGAAGCCGCACAAGCCTATGGCGCCACGCGATGGTTCCTGCTGACGCGGGTCGACCTTCCTCTCGCCATGCCGTCGATCATGGCCGGCATCAACCAGACCATCCTGATGTGTCTTTCGATGGTGGTCATCGCGTCGCTGATTGGCGCCAAGGGGCTCGGAGAAGACGTACTCAACGCCCTGCAATACGCCGCTGTCGGCCAGGGTTTGCTCGCGGGCTTCGCCATTCTGCTCTGTGCCATGGTGATCGACCGCATCGTGCAGGGACGAGCCAGGTAAAGTCCACCATCAACGGTGCCGCGTCGCTATTCGACTGGATTCTGTCTTCTGCCTTTCCCAGGAAGGCTAAAGCGCGTCGCGCTGAAGCGGATTCAGGCGACGCGCTTTAAGCCTTGTTTTCATGCATGTCGTTATCGCAAAACCGCTGCACACTTTTGCGCGACATGCATTAGCGCTTCAATATCTGGCTGAGAAACAGCTTCGCCCGATCATGACGCGGGCGGCCGAAAAATGCGTCTGGCGTGCCCTCCTCGATGATCTGTCCGGCATCCATGAAGAGGACGCGGTCGGCCATTGCCCGGGCAAAGCCCATCTCATGCGTCACGCACACCATGGTCATGCCGTCGCGGGCCAGTCCGGTCATCGTCTCCAGCACCTCCGAGACCATTTCGGGGTCGTATCGCCTGCTCGCGCTTATGCCGGCGGAACGCATCGAAAGCTATGGCAAGGCCGCGGCCGTCGGAGTCGCAGGCGAAATCGAGCACGCCTCGGCCATGATCCACACGCTGCGCTTCGGCAACGTGTTCCGCGACGCCGTCGGCGGCACGACCTACCTCGAATTCTGCAACACCCGCAACGCGCCGGGCGCGCTGCTGTCGCTGCCGATGATGCACAAGAGCGAGAACGGCCGGCGCTCGCGTTTCATCACCGCCAACTTTCAGATCGCCGACGGCCCGGCCGCGGACGAGATCGTCGTGGCCATCGGCGCGGCGTACGGTGGCCGGCTCCATCCGCGGATTGCGGACCGCTTTCAGGACATGAAAGAGATGGAGCAGGAGGCCGCTGGATAAGCGCTTGTGCGCAACACGCTGGCGTTGTTGTCGATAGTCCGCTTCAGGAACGAGCAAGGCCCGCTTAAACGGCCGAGACGAGGGGCAAAGCAGACACGCCTTTACGCAGGCAATTCTACGCTACAGCGCTCGCACCATTCGAAAGCACTTTACGGGATGCGGGCCCAGATCGGCCTGCCATCTCGAAGATGGAGATCCCCAGTCGAGTAAGAGTGAGACATGAAGGCAATTCATAGGGCAGCGAAAACCACCGCCGAAACTAGGCTATCGCCGCCGTTTGTATCCGTCACTCCCACTCGATTGTGCCGGGCGGCTTCGAGGTCACGTCGTAGACGACGCGGTTGATACCCTTGACCTCGTTGATGATGCGGGTGGCGGCCGCACCCAGGAAGTTCATGTCGTAGTGGTAGAAGTCGGCCGTCATCCCGTCGACGGAGGTCACGGCACGCAAAGCGCAGACGAATTCGTAGGTGCGGCCGTCGCCCATGACCCCGACCGTCTGCACCGGAAGCAGCACCGCGAAGGCCTGCCAGATCGCGTCGTAGAGTCCGGCCTTGCGTATCTCGTCGAGATAGATGGCGTCGGCCTCGCGCAGGATCTCCAGCTTCTCGCGCGTGATGCCGCCCGGGCAGCGTATGGCGAGGCCGGGACCGGGGAACGGATGGCGGCCGATGAAGCTTTCGGGCAGGCCGAGCTCCTTGCCGAGCGCCCTCACCTCGTCCTTGAACAGTTCGCGCAGCGGCTCGACCAGCTTCATGTTCATGCGCTCGGGCAGGCCGCCGACATTATGGTGCGACTTGATCGTCACCGACGGGCCGCCGGAGAAGGAGACGCTTTCGATGACATCGGGATAGAGCGTGCCCTGCGCCAGGAAATCGGCGCCGCCGAGCTTCTTCGCCTCGTCCTCGAACACTTCGATGAACAGGCGGCCGATGGTCTTGCGCTTCTTTTCGGGATCGGCCTCGCCTTCCAGCGCCGAGATGAAGCGGTCGGAGGCATCGACCAGGATCAGCGGCAGGTTGTAGTGCTGGCGGAACATCTCCACCACGCTTGCCGCCTCGTCCTTGCGCATCAAGCCATGGTCGACGAGGATGCAGGTCAGCTGGTCGCCGACCGCTTCGTGGATCAGAAGTGCGGCGACCGAAGAGTCTACGCCGCCCGAGAGCGCGCAGATGACCTTGCCCTTGCCGATCTGCTTGCGGATCGTTTCGACCGCGTGCTCGCGATAGGCGCGCATCGTCCAGTCGCCCTCGATGCCGGCGATGTTGTGGACGAAGTTCCGGAGCAGCCTGGCGCCGTCCGGTGTGTGCACCACTTCCGGATGGAACATGATGCCGTACATCTTGCGCTCGATATCGCCGAAGATGGCGAAGGGCGAGCTTTCCGACTTGCCGAGCACCTTGAAGCCCGGCGGCAGTTCGATGACGCGGTCGCCATGGCTCATCCACACCTGGTGGCGCTGGCCGGGCGCCCACAGGCCTTCGAACAGCGGGCTCTCCTTCTCGATCTCGACGAAGGCGCGGCCGAACTCGCGGTGGTTGGAGCTTTCGGCGACGCCGCCCATCTGCACGCAGAGCGCCATCTGGCCATAGCAGATGCCGAGCACCGGCACGCCGGCGTCGAAGACGATCTGCGGCGCGCGCGGGCTGCCGATGTCGGTGGTCGAGGCCGGACCGCCCGACAGGATCACCGCTTTCGGCTTGATGCGCTTGAAGGCCGCTTCGGCCGATTGGAACGGCACGATCTCGGAAAAGACGCCGGCCTCGCGGATGCGGCGGGCGATAAGCTGGGTGAACTGGCTGCCGAAATCGACAATCAGTACGGTGTCGGTGTGATTGGCTGTCGTCGTCATGGCGAGCCTTTAGAGAAAGAAA includes the following:
- a CDS encoding LysR family transcriptional regulator; its protein translation is MLGMTQSAASQHLKNLESALGVSLIDRNLRPIELTKAGIALHRRAVAILSEVEGLRTDARRVNAAPLPLLRIALLASIATTLAPALSVLARKNFGIPELSLFAGLATDHVALLRARRADLAVTSGELFEIEGLTRYPVMTEKFLLVTPKGFAGDVGDIVKLSKKLAFVRFSRETPVGLRVDQHLSRLRIEIARAMEGDRSSVVMAPVAAGMGFAILTPTLLIDGLAEGMEIDVHPLPFTSLSRNILLVARERELGNIPEAFADRTAEVLTQAISTRLPGLPADCYTLDRPSRSD
- a CDS encoding GcvT family protein, whose translation is MRHAQHLRRLRYMPGLYDGDEHLDRPEQIEIETAALHPQLRPQGSISFPNVAKFRLSARGLAEKIARFDPAKVAYKVNDSARIVIIGGGVIGLGIAYHLAELGVSDVVLLERHQLTSGTSWHAAGIVGPLRASLNLTRLAQYATELFPRLEELTGQASGYRRTGGLWLARRPERMNELKRIAHMGDVCGLTVGIVDQAGVAERVRGIVADGVEGALWVEEDGQANPVDICAAYAKRARAAGIRILEGVSCSGIVTRNGRVAGVRLASGVNIDCEIVVNCAGAWARDVGALADVPVPLQAVEHMYVVTEPITGLQDPFPILRDLDEGIYIKGDSGKLVLGGFEPNAKIFDVRGPAGDRPFLELPEDWEQFEPFMSAGLKLLPALSDTGIRHFMNGPESFTPDTRPLMGESPYLRGFYVAAGFNSTGMMSSAGAGKAMAEWIVDGEPGLDLWALDIARFDRSAAARSFVGARMEESVADLFRMHWPYKQATAGRDVRRSAFHRTFAEAGAVFGAPTGWERPLWFGGEETRGYSVGTQKWWGAAKAEAERMAQGVGLFELSPFTKIDVGGRDAAKLMQRLCTADVDRSEGRAVYTQMLNARGGIEADVTVARVGADAFRVISGAATRQKDLAWISRHAEDLGLNVSVFDATSAEAVLGIMGPRSRDLLQGLTDADLSDAAFPFSTSQRIDIGTANVRAIRVSFVGELGFELYVPVEHAESVFATIISAGSGYGLALCGHYALDGCRLEKGYRHWGHDIGPKDTPLEAGLSFAVSWKKSDFIGREALLRQKAEGVQRRLMHFAVEGANPLLLHDEPIYRNGKLAGLTTSGGLGARTGLSLCLGYVASDPGEPKTQLFQSDYEIAVAGTRYKMRTLDKPPYDPTGMRMRGHAEETL
- a CDS encoding GcvT family protein, which produces MRQHARVVIIGGGAMGVSLLYHLAKRGWSDVMLVERQELTAGSTWHAAGLCTHFAHNATIMEMRAHSVRLYREILTAETGLPTGFHASGALRITRSKARMDEFRHVQGLGRFVGHDFHILSPAELKDIYPLCHTDEVIGAIYEPNDGHVDPTLATNAMAAGARSRGAEIVRHNPVLGIERKPSGEWLVRTEQGDIVAEHIVNAAGTWCREIGAMMGIDLPVVPMLHQYVVTDTVPEIAERIAAGAKELPIIRDPEESWYLRQERDGYIVGPYEKSAHPWAIDGVPPEFGMELLPPDLDRVEHIIALAMDRVPALANAGIKTVVNGPITFTPDANPLIGPAFGLGNAWLLTGSSMGVMEGGGAGRFLADWITDGAPRSDALAIDPRRFGNYADRDYRIDKAVEGFGLQFGIHYPNEERDAGRPRRTTPALDLQKSQGAVLGVAYGWERPNWFAVKGADRDPPLTFRKPGWFDAVRGECLAVQDSVGAIDLSAFSKFEIGGPGASAFMASLGANRPPERLGRIGLIHVLTANGGVASEFTVTRFGDDGFYLTSAALAERHDEDLLRSRAAEFPGVTIDNVTERRGVLGVMGPRARDLLAKICEADLSNTAFPWLSAQIIRVAGIKAAALRVSYAGELGWELHVQLAQFGKLYEAVAKAGAQFDLRPFGIYALNAMRLEKSYRGWGADLTTERTPLEAGLSALVKTEGRTFVGREAMLARVGDNSWTMALLEIDDDGERLPFYAHAVMQAGRPVGIVTSGARGFRTGKTLALAYLRPGISPQQLTVSILGRKFSARELREAPYDPANMRLRGLQPAEQSALTPA